Sequence from the Chroogloeocystis siderophila 5.2 s.c.1 genome:
AGCATGGAACTATTTTACAAGCTGGCAAAATTCATCAAGTCTCTGATTCACCAATTACCAATTTAATTTAAATAACGCATCAATAGCGATTCTAATTGCGCAATGCCAATCGGCTTACTTAAACACTCTTTAACACCAGCCGCGAGGAAGCAATCGCACGCTTCGATTGTTTCAGTCATAATGACGACAGGAATCGTTTGCAACTGTGGATCTTGTTGAAGGTGCTGTACAAGTGTTATGATGACACAATCTGATAACTGCGAGTCGAGTAAAATCAATCGCGGCTTGAAATCGCGTACTTGGCTCAAAAAGTCCTGTGTTTTCACTTGCTTGACTTCATAACCAATCGCCTTCAGATAACCAAGAATCAAGCTATTATGATTATTATCGCCGATCAGAATTCGCGGTGAATAGTTGAAAAAACTGCTAACCTGTTGATTTTGGTCATTGTTACAATCTTCGGCAGGTAGTGCGTATTGCGGATAATCGGGTAACAAGAGAGTAAAGTCGCTGCCTTTACCCAAGGTCGATTTGACTGTGACATTTCCACCATGCAGACGTGCTAACTTGCGTGTCAAGGCTAAACCTAATCCAGTTCCTTCATATTGACGATTGCAGCGACTATCTAGCTGTTTAAACGGTTGAAATAAAAGCTGTATGTGTTCTGGGGCGATGCCAATTCCGGTATCAGAAACTGTAAATGTGATGCCTTGAGGAACTTTTTGAACTCGCAGCGTGACTTTCCCCGCTGGGGTAAACTTAATCGCATTTGTTAATAAGTTAAGTAACATTTGCTTGACACGTCGTTCATCAGCAAAACAGCAAGTTGCTTGCGGGTCAATTTCACGCATCAGTTGTAAGCCTTTTTTGAGTGCGCGATCGCCTACAATCGATAAGCACGACTCGCATAGTTCATGCACTTGAATCAACGCAAGTGTTAGTTCCTCTTTTCCCGCCTCGACTTTAGAAAGATCGAGAATATCATTAATTAGGGTCAGTAGGTGTTCGCCACTGCCATAGATGCAATTTATATATTCTTTCTGCTTGGCATTCAACGCGCCAAAAATTTCTTGATGCAGAATTTGCGATAAACCAAGAATTGCATTTAAAGGTGTCCGCAATTCATGACTCATTGTTGCTAAAAATTCACTTTTAGCCTTACTAACAAATTCAATCGCTTCTTTGCTTTTGCGTAGTTCAATTTCTCCGCGTTTGCGATCGCTAATGTCGCGCACAATACTAACGACTTCATCTTCGCCACAAACTACTATGCGCGCTTCGTAATCGTGAATTTTGCCGCTAATCGGGAGTTGATACTCAATCAGTTGCATTTCTCTACATGTAAGCGCTTGCTTAATGCTTGACATTATTTTTCTACTCACAGTTTGCGGTAAAAAATCGGTCAATTTCTTCCCCAACAAATCGCTTTCTGGCACATACAAATCAAAATTTCTTGAGCCGTTAAAATCGAGTAGATCGCCATCTTTGCTAATCCGAAACATGACATCTGGTATTGCATCTAAAAGCGCGCGATTCCTAATTTCGCTTTTACTGAGTGCGTCTTCGGTGCGCCTGCGGACAATCGCGCCACCAATGCTTCCTGCTACCGCAATTAAAATAGATTCTTCTGCTTCAGTCCATTGTCGTTGATAGCGACATTCATCAAACCCGATGAAGCCCCAAAATTTTTCTTCAATAAAGATAGGCACAATTAATATAGAAATAATATCTTGCGGTTCAAGAATTTTCTTTTCACTTTCGGGAAAATCTTTCACAAGTCCGCGCACAAGTTTACCCGCAGCTAAAGTCTGATACCAACGCGGAAAGAAATCCATGTAAGCAAGATTTTGTAATTTGGGATTATTGATCTCTGGTGTGACTGTACTATCCGTCCATTCAAAGCGTTGACTCATCAACGGTTCACCCGTATGCGGATGAATATGATTTTCAAAGATATAAACTCGATTGACCTTAACGGCTTCACCTAAAGTAGCAAGCGCCAAACACATCGCCTCAGTAAAATCTTTGGTCGTGAGTAATTGATTTGTCGCTGCTGCTACGCCTTCCAACAAGCGATCGCGCTGTGTAAGGATTGACGAGACTAGCTTGCGTTCTGTAATATCTTTTTTAATTCCAACGTAGCAAATCGGTTGATTCTGGAAATCTCGTACTGTGAAAGCTTTGAGTTCGACATGTAAAAGCTTTCCATCTTTCGTTCGACTGATTACCTCGCGGTAACAATAATCATTTTGAACGAGTTCTTGATAAATTGCCCTAAAGACTTGATCGCCAAAGTGAATTGCTGGCGTTTTGCCAGCCAGTTCAGCATCGGAGTAGCCGAGTAACAGGCGATGCATCAGATTTTGTTCGATGTAATAGCCTTGTAGATCGATAATCGCGATCGCATCATTTGCCTGGGCAACAATTTGGTGGAAAGTGCTAAAAGTATTCGCAGCGAAATGTGTTTTTAAGCTTTGAGCGAGTGTATTGTTAAGCGTCGCGTGCTTATCTACCGAACTACAGCAACATTGTAGCACCGCGTTATGTTGTTTAAACCACTGCCAGCGGGCATAGGCAGATTGTAGTGTTTGCAACAGTCTGCTAGCAGTAACCTGATCTTGGTTGAGGTATTCTTGCACTCCCCTACGAAAGACTTCGCAAATTATTGTTTGATCTTGCGTATTGCCGATGACAACCAGGGGGAGGGCGTAAGCGTGGCGTACTTGGTTAACTAACGTGAACGCGTGAGAATCAAGCGTTGACACAACAAGTACGATAATATCTACTTCTTGAGGCAACGCAAGGCATGAATCGCTTTCTTCGATGACAACAGATAGAAGCTCAATTTCGTTATGATTGAGTTGCTGTAAAAAAGCTCGAATTTGATGCTGATTAGTTGCATCTACGATCAATACAATTTTTAGCGGTTCTGGAGTCATCTACTTCAAAGCTTACATCGACAATCAGAAACCAAAACTAGAAAGTGCAATTCTTCTTATAAACTGCTGTGGTTTTTTTCACGTATTGCAAACGTTGCTCACGATCAGGTTAAAGATATCACTTATGTGAGCAAATAAATGTGCTATGGATCACTAGATATAACCGTAGATTTGACAAAAAAATGATACACAATCACAGCTAGTATAATGCAGAACTTTAGTAGCTTAAAGTAAATAAATTGTCTTGGTGAGATTGCCATTTTTTCGATACTCCAAAAGCTTTCTTATCAAAAAACGCTACTTAAAAGAAGTAATCCTTAAGGCTGATTGATCGAAAAACAGCAACAAATTATATTGAATATATTAATCTTTTCAGTAGCTAAATATTAAATACGATAAAGCAAAAACTTACGTACAGTAATAAGATAATTTAGTCAAGAAAAAGTAATTATTTGTAGTAAAAAGTGGCGGGATAAGAAACTATGAGTGATCAAATACGAATAGTCTCTCTTATACCAAGTGCAACTGAAATTGTAGCTGCACTAGGATTAGGAGATGCAATTGTTGGGCGATCGCACGAATGTGACTATCCTCCAGAAATCAAAGATCGTCCCGTATGCACCGCAGCGCGACTCAATTCAGCAGCGCCGAGTCAAGAAATTCACCAAAACGTCAATAAGATCCTACAGTCAGCGCTGAGCATTTACGAAGTTAAACTAGATGTTTTAGAAGCACTGAAGCCAACGCACATTATTACTCAAGACCAATGCGATGTTTGCGCCGTGAGTCTCGAAGATGTAGAAGCAGCGGTAGCACAACTGACGCAGAGTCAACCGCAGATTATTTCGTTGCAGCCGAATACTTTATCAGATGTTTGGCACGATATTGAACGTGTTGCAAATGCATTAGGAGTGCGATCACGAGAATTACTCGAAGATCTCGAAGCGCGGGTCAAAATTTGCCAGCAGAAAACGACACACCTGTCGATTGAGGAACTCCCCACCGTCGCTTGTATTGAGTGGACAGATCCGCTGATGACTGCGGCGAACTGGATTCCTGAACTTGTGACGCAAGCCGGAGGACAACCCGTTTTAAGTGTCAGTGGTCAATCTTCGCCAATCATTACTTGGGATACGCTGGTTGCGACTAACCCTAAGACGATCATCTTTATGCTGTGTGGTTTTGATTTACAGCGTACCCGCACTGAAGCGATCGCATTAACAAAGCATCCCGAATGGAAAAAACTTCATGCGGTACAGCATCAAAGAGTTTACATCACAGACGGTAACGCTTATTTCAATCGTCCAGGACCCCGCCTCGTTGATTCTCTAGAGATTTTAGCAGAAATTGTGCATCCAGAAATTTTTGATTACGGCTACAAAGGAACTGGCTGGGAACCCTTGTACTAGATGTTTGCTTCCATAGTCAAAGCCGCTGCTAAAGGCGGGCGCACGCATAGATAGATTAATGGACCAAACAGCGGTAGAAGTGCTGCTACCCAGTAGAGTTGCGAATTTTGCAAACCGCGACGTACCATATCATCGCCTAACAACGCAGGAAACAACAAGCACAATAAACAAAAATCTAAACTCATGACGTGAATAAAGCGACTTGTGCGCCACTGATTGATAAAGTCTCCCCAATCGCCATTACTTAAGCCATAGGTAACGATTAAAACGGCGGCGATCGTCAAGGCGATTCCCGTCCAGCGCCAATCTAATAGTTTGAGAAAAGCATTTTTTTGTCCTGGAAACGCTGTACTCGGTTCGCGTAAAGCCAAGTAGGGCAACAGCGCAAATGCACCAACCGCAAACGAAAGCGCCGCAAACGGTGCAGCCGGAATTCTTTGCGTCCGACCATCAAAAAATAGCAGACAACTATAAATCATCGGCCAAACACCCATAATGTAAAATAGCGCAACAATCAACGGGTTAATGCCATCGATTTCGCCGAGAGAAAGATTTTTAATCAGTTCAAACGTATTCGGTTGATTTGGTGGTGCTAAGAAAAAGGCATAAACTGCTAATCCTAGCCAAAGTGCGCCAAAGCCAAGTTTTCTCATCATAGTTAACTAACTTAAAGCTTCAGAGAGATAATCAGCCGCAGCTTCAACAACTGCGATCGCGGTTTCATAATCCATGCGTGTTGGTCCTAACACACCTACACTACCGACAGGAACTTCCCCACGCCGATACGTTGATGAAATCAGCGTACACATCCGAATCGGTTGTAGCGGGTTTTCTGAACCAATGCGGACACTGACGCGATGCTTGCCATATTCTCCTTCGCGTTCCTCAAAAATCAAAGGCCACAGTTGATGTTGTTCTTCTTCAAGTAAATGAATAATCGTTTGTACCTGCTGTAATTCGGCAAATTCAGGTTGACGCAACACCTCAGAAACACCTCGAATCATAATTTGTGTTCCTGCTGGAAGTTTACGGCGGCTTAATTCTCCCAAAAAGCTTTTGAGAACATCACCATAGCGTTGAAATTCGCGGTCTAATTGATTCCAATTTAAATTGGCAATTTCTGAGAGCGATCGCCCGCGCAAATGCGTGTTCAAAAAGTTTGATAATATCTGTAATTCGCGTTCTACAGCTTCTGCGTCAAGCGGCGCATCTTGAGGCGCGGGAAGTTCCATCACTGCTGAATGTGTCTCGTAAGAATCTGTTACAACGATCAGCATTGCTTTTCCTGTTTCTAGCTGCACGAGTTGCAAATGCCGTAGTTGCGTTGTAGTCGTTTGCGGCATTGTAATTAGAGTAATGCAGCCGCTGACCGTAGCGAGAATTTGCGCTGCGCCTTGTAACAACGCTTCGATACTCCAATCTTCCCACTTGAGCCGTTCGTGAAAGACCTGCTCGACTTGCTTTGCTAAAATTTCTGATGGTGATATGAGCTGGTCAACATAAATCCGGTAACCAGAATCTGACGGGACGCGACCAGCAGAGATATGCGGTTGGTAAAGTAGTCCTACTTTTTCCAACACACCCATTGTGTTACGAATTGTTGCTGAGCTAACACCAAGGTTATATTCTTCCACCAATGCTTTGGACCCAACAGGTTCGGCAGTAGCAATGTAGTGGCGCACTGTTGCCCAGAGAATATGCTGTTGCCGAGCATTAAGCTGCACTTGCATAGCTGATTGAAACACGGAGATGTTGAATGAGTTTTTTAAAAAAGTTAGCTTTCAGATAGCAATTTATTAATTTAATTAATATAAGATAACAAATCTCCCTACAAGTGGAAATCCTTAATAAGGTGTATTTCACTTCTTTGGTGCTCAGTACTACTTAGGCAGTGTATGCAGTCGCAGACAGCAGAATCGTACTGATGCTACAATTGCTCGTCAGAATTAATACCTAGTATTACTCAATTCGAACAAAAAATTGTATTCTATCCTACTCAAATCTGCTAATCATATCAATACCGAGGAATCGCCGGATTCACTGCCAATGAATACGCATCAATGCCTCCAGCAATATTTTTCACGTTCGTAAATCCTTGCTGCTGCAACCATTGGCACATCTGAGCCGAACGAATGCCATGATGACACATCACGAGTGTTTCAATATCAGGGTCAAACCGCACAAGTATGGTATCCGCCCAGGAGGCAAATTGACTGAGAGGTAATACCTCAAAACCGGCGATCGCCGCGATCGCCACCTCCTCAGGTTCGCGGACATCGATTAGCTGTAACGCCGATACAGATTCATTATGCAAGCGTTGCTCAAGTGCTTCAACGCTAATTTGCGCGATTGGTTGACGAAATTGGGATGTCATGGGTTATCCTCGACAGCATCACAATTATATTTCTATTATTTTCTAGTCCTTAAGTGGGAAAATTTCCGGTTTTGAGCGTATTAAACTAAGTTTTAGAATTATTACTGGCTTTCTATAGCAGAGGTTGGAAGTCAGGGAGGAAAAAAATGAAGAGCAAGTATGAAAGTCTCATAGAAATTTATATAGACTTTTATCTTCCCTAAACCCTAACTCCTCGCTCCTAGTCCCTTTTAGTAAGTATCGCTTAGTTGCGGTCTGGGGTAAAACATGATCAAGCGACGCTCTTTTTTTTATTTCTTAGCCGTCAGTGTCGTTGTACTGCTGTTGACGGGTATCGGTGGCTGTTATTGGCTAGTACGTGGTAGTCCGCTGACGTTGCTACAAGGTGGAACGCAAGCAACACCTGAAGCAGCAATCTTTGTGCCCAAGCAAGCACCTGTGATGGTCTCTATTTTAGTGAATCCCGACCGTTTAGAGAAGTTGCGACAGGTCGTAGCCCGTCCGAAACAAAGGCGGCGATCGCGCCAAGAAATTGACCAAATTAAAACCACATTACTCGCGAACACAGGCTTAGATTACCGACGCGATATCCAGTCTTGGCTAGGAGATGAAATAACAGTCGCAGTAACAACGAGTGACTACGACCGCGACTCCTACAATGGTCAACAACCAGGGTATCTCATGGCACTGGCGACTAAAGATGTTGAAAAAAGCCGTGAATTTCTACAGCTTGTCTTTTCCAAACAGGCGATCGCGCCTACCGATTTGGAATTTGAAGATTACAAAGGTGTTAATCTCGTCTATCACAAAGCACGCCCGCAGCCGGAACAGATACCAAAACCGCTAACCAAGCGAATACTTTCAGGTGCAGTGCTTGGCGATCGCTTTGTGCTACTTGCCAATCATCCTATGGTCATTAAAGATGCGATTAATAATGTTCAAGCCCCCGATCTGAATCTCACAACATCAAGTCGCTACCAACAAGCGTTAAATCAGTTACCACCTCGGCGGCTGGGTTTGGTGTTTTTGAATCTACCAAGTGTTGTTTCTTGGCAAGGAATCGAATCAACGGCGCAATACGAAAGCCAAATCATTGCGCTAGAAGCAAATCGTAAAGGATTATTAACCGAAACAACTCTCCTTGCTGCATCGACTCCAGAAGTCGCTTCGACACCAGAATTAACCGAACCTGTCGGTGCTTTACAGTACATTCCCGCAACAAGTGGCTTGGCGATCGCGGGGACGGATTTGAGCAACTTAAACAATACCGCACTA
This genomic interval carries:
- a CDS encoding DUF2834 domain-containing protein: MMRKLGFGALWLGLAVYAFFLAPPNQPNTFELIKNLSLGEIDGINPLIVALFYIMGVWPMIYSCLLFFDGRTQRIPAAPFAALSFAVGAFALLPYLALREPSTAFPGQKNAFLKLLDWRWTGIALTIAAVLIVTYGLSNGDWGDFINQWRTSRFIHVMSLDFCLLCLLFPALLGDDMVRRGLQNSQLYWVAALLPLFGPLIYLCVRPPLAAALTMEANI
- a CDS encoding ATP-binding protein encodes the protein MTPEPLKIVLIVDATNQHQIRAFLQQLNHNEIELLSVVIEESDSCLALPQEVDIIVLVVSTLDSHAFTLVNQVRHAYALPLVVIGNTQDQTIICEVFRRGVQEYLNQDQVTASRLLQTLQSAYARWQWFKQHNAVLQCCCSSVDKHATLNNTLAQSLKTHFAANTFSTFHQIVAQANDAIAIIDLQGYYIEQNLMHRLLLGYSDAELAGKTPAIHFGDQVFRAIYQELVQNDYCYREVISRTKDGKLLHVELKAFTVRDFQNQPICYVGIKKDITERKLVSSILTQRDRLLEGVAAATNQLLTTKDFTEAMCLALATLGEAVKVNRVYIFENHIHPHTGEPLMSQRFEWTDSTVTPEINNPKLQNLAYMDFFPRWYQTLAAGKLVRGLVKDFPESEKKILEPQDIISILIVPIFIEEKFWGFIGFDECRYQRQWTEAEESILIAVAGSIGGAIVRRRTEDALSKSEIRNRALLDAIPDVMFRISKDGDLLDFNGSRNFDLYVPESDLLGKKLTDFLPQTVSRKIMSSIKQALTCREMQLIEYQLPISGKIHDYEARIVVCGEDEVVSIVRDISDRKRGEIELRKSKEAIEFVSKAKSEFLATMSHELRTPLNAILGLSQILHQEIFGALNAKQKEYINCIYGSGEHLLTLINDILDLSKVEAGKEELTLALIQVHELCESCLSIVGDRALKKGLQLMREIDPQATCCFADERRVKQMLLNLLTNAIKFTPAGKVTLRVQKVPQGITFTVSDTGIGIAPEHIQLLFQPFKQLDSRCNRQYEGTGLGLALTRKLARLHGGNVTVKSTLGKGSDFTLLLPDYPQYALPAEDCNNDQNQQVSSFFNYSPRILIGDNNHNSLILGYLKAIGYEVKQVKTQDFLSQVRDFKPRLILLDSQLSDCVIITLVQHLQQDPQLQTIPVVIMTETIEACDCFLAAGVKECLSKPIGIAQLESLLMRYLN
- a CDS encoding rhodanese-like domain-containing protein translates to MTSQFRQPIAQISVEALEQRLHNESVSALQLIDVREPEEVAIAAIAGFEVLPLSQFASWADTILVRFDPDIETLVMCHHGIRSAQMCQWLQQQGFTNVKNIAGGIDAYSLAVNPAIPRY
- a CDS encoding cobalamin-binding protein; its protein translation is MSDQIRIVSLIPSATEIVAALGLGDAIVGRSHECDYPPEIKDRPVCTAARLNSAAPSQEIHQNVNKILQSALSIYEVKLDVLEALKPTHIITQDQCDVCAVSLEDVEAAVAQLTQSQPQIISLQPNTLSDVWHDIERVANALGVRSRELLEDLEARVKICQQKTTHLSIEELPTVACIEWTDPLMTAANWIPELVTQAGGQPVLSVSGQSSPIITWDTLVATNPKTIIFMLCGFDLQRTRTEAIALTKHPEWKKLHAVQHQRVYITDGNAYFNRPGPRLVDSLEILAEIVHPEIFDYGYKGTGWEPLY
- the hrcA gene encoding heat-inducible transcriptional repressor HrcA, encoding MQVQLNARQQHILWATVRHYIATAEPVGSKALVEEYNLGVSSATIRNTMGVLEKVGLLYQPHISAGRVPSDSGYRIYVDQLISPSEILAKQVEQVFHERLKWEDWSIEALLQGAAQILATVSGCITLITMPQTTTTQLRHLQLVQLETGKAMLIVVTDSYETHSAVMELPAPQDAPLDAEAVERELQILSNFLNTHLRGRSLSEIANLNWNQLDREFQRYGDVLKSFLGELSRRKLPAGTQIMIRGVSEVLRQPEFAELQQVQTIIHLLEEEQHQLWPLIFEEREGEYGKHRVSVRIGSENPLQPIRMCTLISSTYRRGEVPVGSVGVLGPTRMDYETAIAVVEAAADYLSEALS
- a CDS encoding DUF3352 domain-containing protein, whose amino-acid sequence is MIKRRSFFYFLAVSVVVLLLTGIGGCYWLVRGSPLTLLQGGTQATPEAAIFVPKQAPVMVSILVNPDRLEKLRQVVARPKQRRRSRQEIDQIKTTLLANTGLDYRRDIQSWLGDEITVAVTTSDYDRDSYNGQQPGYLMALATKDVEKSREFLQLVFSKQAIAPTDLEFEDYKGVNLVYHKARPQPEQIPKPLTKRILSGAVLGDRFVLLANHPMVIKDAINNVQAPDLNLTTSSRYQQALNQLPPRRLGLVFLNLPSVVSWQGIESTAQYESQIIALEANRKGLLTETTLLAASTPEVASTPELTEPVGALQYIPATSGLAIAGTDLSNLNNTALSQLWTQVAHISTSGYDAISRLINQPLANLQQRWGIDLAQDIFSWVQGEYALALLPHTDKLTADWVFVTEKSAATAEGISHLDALARQRGYDITALPLADQKIAAWTQLTTTPLAKANDAEDAITIKAKVLGVHGTTDKYEILATSVEAIDAALKAYQNGSLLNDAKFQASIEAIPQPNAGYVYLDWIATQELLERQLPVLKLVEVIVKPLFDNLRSLTVSSYGSEPGLLKGGVFFRLNS